From a region of the Mycobacteroides saopaulense genome:
- a CDS encoding methyltransferase family protein, producing the protein MAVAALVLYLVFIAAGLGWKSYRQWRATGSTGFRGFHGRPGSREWLAGVGFIAAMVAALLAPVLQLAGFVAPVGTLDHRPIQLTGIALAVTGIVATIGAQQTMGESWRVGVDTRETTALVSTGVFGRVRNPIFTAMLTFAAGSALMTPNPLALSGFALLLVSIQLQVRVVEEPYLLAAHGAAYREYGAQVGRFVPGIGRFNAQG; encoded by the coding sequence ATGGCCGTGGCAGCGCTCGTCCTGTATCTGGTCTTCATTGCCGCCGGGCTGGGCTGGAAGAGCTATCGGCAATGGCGCGCTACCGGCTCCACCGGGTTCCGCGGATTCCACGGACGGCCCGGCTCACGCGAGTGGCTGGCGGGTGTGGGGTTTATCGCCGCGATGGTGGCCGCCCTGCTCGCACCGGTCCTGCAGCTGGCCGGCTTCGTCGCACCCGTTGGCACCCTTGATCATCGGCCGATTCAGCTCACCGGCATCGCGCTCGCGGTCACGGGAATCGTCGCGACGATCGGGGCCCAGCAGACGATGGGCGAGTCATGGCGAGTGGGCGTCGACACCCGGGAGACCACCGCGTTGGTGAGCACCGGTGTCTTCGGCCGGGTGCGCAACCCGATCTTCACGGCGATGCTGACGTTCGCCGCCGGATCTGCCCTGATGACTCCGAACCCCCTGGCCCTCAGCGGCTTTGCGCTGCTCCTCGTATCCATCCAGCTACAGGTGCGCGTGGTCGAGGAACCCTACCTGCTCGCGGCGCACGGCGCGGCCTATCGCGAGTACGGCGCCCAAGTCGGACGTTTCGTGCCGGGTATCGGCAGGTTCAACGCCCAGGGTTGA
- a CDS encoding sensor domain-containing protein — translation MAVFICVLAMTAASAGTASANPDELPVQTEALPSLMLEPADASPVMGASMFVSGDWAVLASDRTDRPECGSVVFASAASYESSNYLSGRFRSLTDNPSWTRLVEQSMVIFPEWSDATDFALGEADRWRACENQRVTSLLLQPDGSTRREWVQLRKIVQVQEVLVVGYTWPTDFGGVIYCQHALAPLRNVAIDVRACAERDGSRALDLILGLLPRVARA, via the coding sequence GTGGCGGTATTCATCTGTGTGCTGGCGATGACCGCGGCGTCTGCGGGTACTGCCTCGGCAAATCCCGACGAACTGCCGGTGCAGACAGAAGCATTGCCCAGTCTGATGCTTGAGCCCGCGGACGCGAGTCCCGTCATGGGGGCCAGCATGTTTGTGTCCGGGGATTGGGCCGTGCTGGCATCGGATCGGACAGACAGGCCCGAATGCGGGAGTGTGGTTTTCGCGTCGGCGGCGAGCTATGAATCGTCCAATTACTTGTCCGGCCGGTTCCGGTCGTTGACGGACAACCCGAGTTGGACGCGCCTGGTGGAACAGAGCATGGTGATCTTTCCCGAGTGGTCGGATGCGACGGACTTCGCGCTCGGCGAGGCGGATCGTTGGCGCGCCTGCGAGAACCAGCGGGTCACTTCGCTCTTGCTGCAGCCGGACGGAAGCACACGCCGCGAATGGGTGCAGCTGCGCAAGATCGTCCAGGTGCAGGAGGTTCTGGTGGTCGGCTACACGTGGCCGACGGATTTCGGCGGAGTCATCTACTGCCAGCACGCGCTTGCGCCGTTGCGCAATGTGGCTATCGACGTGCGGGCGTGCGCGGAACGGGACGGTAGCCGCGCCCTCGATCTCATCCTGGGCCTGCTGCCTCGGGTGGCTCGGGCATAG
- a CDS encoding PfkB family carbohydrate kinase, whose protein sequence is MPDRDGLIVCGETLVDVVPAADGLWRTVPGGGPYNTAIAAARLGTRTALLTQVSRDTFGRQCVQNLLRASVDESLVMRHDVPATLAVADLDEHGAAQYQFYWQGTVNDVALPPLPDPVCAPAAIWAGSIASVLWPGREALRAWIVLHYADIPLTFDVNVRPTLIPHRETYVERLAPWLSLAQVARASVDDLEFLYPGAPVESVVEAWFDAYSRIEIALITCGAAGSLAFRRGESSTLNVPAHEITVVDTVGAGDSYTGAFLDGFYQRGLDLSEALHRAAVAAAITCTRPGAQPPDAAELANELRRTTS, encoded by the coding sequence GTGCCCGACAGAGACGGACTCATTGTCTGCGGCGAGACGTTGGTCGATGTCGTGCCCGCGGCGGACGGGCTGTGGCGCACGGTGCCAGGAGGCGGCCCGTACAACACCGCGATCGCCGCGGCCAGGCTTGGCACCCGGACCGCCCTTCTGACACAGGTCTCCCGCGACACATTCGGGCGCCAGTGCGTGCAGAACCTGCTCAGGGCGAGCGTCGACGAGTCGTTGGTCATGCGCCATGATGTTCCGGCGACCTTGGCCGTCGCCGACCTCGACGAACACGGAGCCGCCCAGTATCAGTTCTATTGGCAGGGAACCGTCAATGATGTTGCGCTTCCGCCACTTCCCGATCCGGTGTGCGCGCCGGCGGCGATCTGGGCGGGCTCGATCGCCAGCGTGCTCTGGCCGGGACGCGAGGCGCTGCGCGCGTGGATCGTGCTGCACTACGCAGATATTCCGCTCACCTTCGATGTGAATGTGCGCCCGACGCTCATCCCCCATAGGGAGACCTACGTGGAACGCCTCGCCCCGTGGTTGTCCCTCGCGCAAGTGGCACGGGCCAGCGTGGACGACCTTGAGTTCTTGTATCCGGGTGCACCGGTGGAGAGCGTGGTCGAGGCGTGGTTCGACGCGTACTCACGCATCGAGATCGCGTTGATCACCTGCGGTGCGGCGGGTTCGCTGGCCTTCCGGCGGGGTGAATCGTCGACGCTGAATGTTCCCGCCCACGAGATCACCGTCGTGGACACTGTCGGGGCCGGTGACTCCTACACCGGTGCCTTCCTCGACGGGTTCTATCAGCGCGGGCTCGATCTTTCCGAGGCGTTGCATCGCGCGGCGGTGGCGGCGGCGATCACCTGCACCCGGCCCGGAGCCCAGCCGCCCGATGCCGCGGAGCTGGCCAACGAGCTGCGCCGCACGACGTCCTAG
- a CDS encoding sensor domain-containing protein, whose protein sequence is MRSVAGALLVTLAATTPAVAAADPSPDVPPSAIERLMFTQREAERVMGVGLPNVQRQSATFALDTDRPDCGSVVLASVSSYDRAPYTAAHSQALWDHPGWFTLVDQSVAVFSTAEEARDFARGEADRWRKCEHQSINVSELAMDGTTLEATVDIREITQADNVLAVSYGRNDSAYASCQHVLLGERNVAIDIRTCSTVSKNNGERAFELMKIVGPRVWEA, encoded by the coding sequence ATGCGATCGGTGGCGGGGGCACTGCTGGTGACTCTGGCTGCCACGACACCGGCCGTGGCGGCCGCCGACCCGTCGCCCGATGTGCCGCCCTCGGCGATCGAGCGTCTGATGTTCACCCAGCGGGAGGCCGAGCGCGTCATGGGTGTGGGGCTGCCCAATGTGCAACGGCAGAGCGCCACCTTCGCCCTGGATACCGATCGACCGGACTGCGGAAGCGTCGTGCTGGCATCGGTGTCGAGCTACGACCGGGCGCCCTATACGGCCGCGCACTCGCAGGCGCTCTGGGATCACCCCGGCTGGTTCACCTTGGTCGATCAGAGTGTGGCGGTGTTCAGCACCGCCGAGGAGGCTCGCGACTTCGCGCGCGGCGAGGCCGACCGTTGGCGCAAGTGCGAACATCAGTCGATCAACGTCTCCGAACTGGCCATGGACGGCACCACACTTGAGGCGACCGTGGACATCCGTGAAATCACGCAGGCCGACAACGTGCTGGCCGTCAGCTACGGAAGAAATGATTCGGCGTATGCGTCCTGTCAGCATGTGCTCCTCGGGGAGCGCAACGTAGCCATCGATATCCGCACGTGCTCAACGGTTTCCAAGAACAATGGCGAGCGAGCGTTCGAGTTGATGAAGATCGTCGGTCCGCGGGTGTGGGAGGCATAA
- a CDS encoding sensor domain-containing protein: MMIALTAALTMAAPAAAEQGSPIPPAAIDDLMVTPQEASSVMRTDFPIVDRFNALSDLTTDRPDCGSVIRPSIATYDRGPYTAAHEQYLLDSSPWNVQVVQSIALFPTDDEARDFASTEMNMWLKCAKQTVHDSSQWRYVIGSLHRDDDAVVGSYVMITNDGVRMSCSRLLARVRNTATDLRACSAGPESYQRLLGITKIIGPRYDAA, from the coding sequence ATGATGATCGCCTTGACGGCGGCATTGACGATGGCAGCGCCCGCTGCTGCCGAGCAGGGTTCGCCGATACCGCCCGCCGCGATCGACGATCTGATGGTGACACCGCAGGAGGCGTCGTCCGTGATGCGGACAGACTTCCCGATCGTCGACCGGTTCAATGCGCTCTCAGATCTCACGACGGACAGGCCGGACTGCGGCAGTGTGATTCGCCCGTCAATCGCCACCTATGACCGAGGGCCGTACACGGCCGCGCACGAGCAGTACCTACTGGACAGTTCGCCGTGGAACGTCCAGGTGGTACAAAGCATCGCTCTCTTCCCGACGGACGACGAGGCGCGCGACTTCGCCTCCACCGAGATGAACATGTGGTTGAAGTGTGCGAAGCAGACGGTGCACGACTCCTCCCAGTGGCGGTACGTCATCGGGTCGTTGCACCGCGACGATGACGCGGTGGTCGGCTCGTACGTGATGATTACGAACGACGGAGTGCGCATGTCCTGCTCCCGTCTGCTCGCGAGAGTGCGCAACACCGCGACCGATCTGCGTGCCTGCTCGGCCGGTCCCGAAAGCTATCAGCGGCTGCTGGGCATCACGAAGATCATCGGGCCCCGGTACGACGCCGCCTAG
- the nagA gene encoding N-acetylglucosamine-6-phosphate deacetylase, with the protein MAAAEFFDMHVHGGGGASFGNDPEANRIAADWHRSHGTDGLLASLVTLAPDDMLSAVEVLADMAGTAGIAGIHLEGPWLSPRYAGAHDPRLLREPDLGELERLLDAGAGHIRMVTIAPELPRAIPAIELLVERGVVAAIGHTDATYEQTLDAISAGATVATHLFNAMRPIHHREPGPIPALLESPAVTIELIADGVHIHPAIYRMVLAAVGPDRIALVTDAMCAAGMPDGAYQLGQLPVTVTCGEARLPDGTIAGSTASMAELYRFAVAHADLQVATRQTSVNPRRAVGI; encoded by the coding sequence GTGGCTGCTGCCGAGTTCTTCGACATGCACGTGCACGGCGGTGGCGGCGCGTCATTCGGAAACGATCCGGAGGCCAACCGGATTGCCGCGGACTGGCACCGGTCCCACGGCACCGACGGCCTACTGGCCAGTCTGGTGACCCTCGCGCCCGACGACATGCTCAGCGCCGTAGAGGTGCTCGCCGACATGGCGGGCACGGCGGGTATCGCCGGGATTCATCTCGAAGGCCCCTGGCTTTCGCCGCGATACGCCGGTGCGCACGATCCGCGGCTGTTGCGCGAACCGGACCTTGGCGAGTTGGAGCGACTGCTCGACGCCGGGGCCGGGCACATTCGGATGGTCACGATCGCGCCCGAACTACCCAGGGCGATACCGGCCATCGAACTGCTGGTCGAGCGGGGCGTGGTGGCTGCGATAGGACACACCGATGCCACGTATGAGCAGACCTTGGATGCGATTTCGGCAGGCGCCACCGTCGCCACCCATCTCTTCAACGCCATGCGGCCGATCCATCACCGCGAGCCCGGTCCCATTCCAGCGTTGCTGGAGAGCCCCGCGGTCACCATCGAGTTGATCGCCGACGGCGTGCATATCCATCCCGCGATCTATCGCATGGTGCTGGCGGCGGTGGGCCCGGATCGGATCGCACTGGTCACCGACGCGATGTGTGCGGCCGGGATGCCGGACGGTGCCTATCAATTGGGGCAGCTCCCGGTGACCGTCACTTGCGGCGAGGCCCGGCTGCCCGATGGCACGATCGCGGGCAGCACGGCGAGCATGGCCGAGCTGTATCGGTTCGCGGTGGCACACGCCGACCTGCAGGTGGCCACCCGTCAAACCTCCGTCAATCCCCGTCGTGCGGTGGGCATCTAG
- a CDS encoding SIS domain-containing protein, producing MADEIRQQPTVWSRLLSDGRSAIAEVAAKIIEYQPRFVLFVARGTSDHAALYGKYLTEIIWQVPAGLASPSTMTTYGARPDLSGVLVIGVSQSGGSPDLVQTLSVARQQGALTVAVTNAARSPLATAAEHHVDILAGPELAVAATKSYTAQLLALYLLLTDVAGRDNTAADLLPERGQEVLHSAVVQQLATRYRFASRLVTTGRGYSYPTARESALKLMETSYLSAQAFSGADLLHGPLAMVDPQVPVIAIVPDGVGGRAMNDVLHRLAGRGADVCCIGSADAVAATGLGVTLEPTLEELSPMLAIIPLQLLAMQLAIGRGENPDVPRGLSKVTETL from the coding sequence ATGGCTGACGAGATCCGCCAACAGCCGACCGTATGGAGTCGGTTGCTCTCCGACGGCCGGTCCGCGATCGCGGAAGTGGCGGCCAAGATCATCGAGTACCAGCCCCGCTTCGTGCTCTTCGTCGCGCGCGGGACCAGCGACCACGCCGCGTTGTACGGCAAGTACCTCACCGAGATCATCTGGCAGGTCCCCGCCGGGCTGGCCTCGCCCTCGACCATGACGACCTACGGTGCACGGCCCGATCTTTCGGGTGTGCTGGTAATCGGCGTCAGCCAATCGGGAGGTTCCCCGGACCTGGTGCAGACGCTTTCCGTGGCACGCCAGCAGGGCGCCCTCACGGTCGCGGTGACCAACGCGGCTCGGTCTCCGCTGGCGACGGCGGCCGAGCACCATGTGGACATACTCGCCGGACCCGAACTCGCCGTTGCCGCCACCAAGTCGTACACCGCGCAACTGCTGGCGCTATACCTCCTGCTCACCGATGTGGCGGGCCGCGACAACACCGCAGCCGACCTGCTGCCGGAACGCGGCCAGGAGGTCCTGCACAGCGCCGTCGTGCAACAGCTGGCCACCCGCTACCGCTTCGCCTCGCGCCTGGTCACCACCGGACGCGGCTACTCCTACCCGACGGCACGCGAGTCCGCGCTCAAGCTGATGGAGACGAGTTATCTTTCTGCTCAAGCATTCTCGGGTGCGGATCTGCTACACGGGCCGCTGGCGATGGTCGATCCGCAGGTGCCGGTGATCGCGATCGTGCCCGACGGAGTCGGTGGCCGGGCCATGAACGATGTGCTGCACCGGCTGGCCGGCCGCGGCGCCGATGTGTGTTGCATCGGATCGGCGGATGCGGTGGCAGCGACGGGATTGGGCGTGACGCTCGAACCCACGCTTGAGGAGCTTTCCCCGATGCTCGCGATCATTCCGCTGCAGCTTCTTGCCATGCAGCTGGCGATCGGGCGTGGCGAAAACCCGGATGTGCCACGTGGTTTGTCGAAGGTGACCGAAACACTGTGA
- a CDS encoding N-acetylglucosamine kinase, with translation MARDVIVGIDIGGSKTRALAVANGKVIGEALAGSANLQSVTEAQAKTAFADIFSELNRDDISRVSAGSAGVDTAAGAQTLVRLLRPYAPHAHITAVHDTQLILAAGGLSAGIAVISGTGSVAWGKRADGTTARVGGWGYLLGDDGSGYGVSRSAVRHALSLSDRGDPPDALSRRFTSECGVTEPAQLLDHFYAHSERRYWAKMAGLVFDLAATGDEAAQVITRQTAIDLAALIEGVCLRLGPGLPVVLGGGLLVNQPGLVADIIERTRTTGVTDIAVLQREPVFGALALAGVDVEGLEKA, from the coding sequence GTGGCCCGAGACGTGATAGTCGGGATCGACATCGGCGGATCCAAGACCCGCGCGCTGGCCGTCGCGAACGGCAAAGTGATCGGCGAGGCACTGGCCGGCAGCGCGAACCTTCAATCGGTGACCGAGGCACAAGCGAAAACCGCTTTCGCCGACATCTTTTCCGAACTGAACCGGGACGACATCTCCCGAGTGAGCGCCGGATCTGCCGGAGTGGACACCGCAGCGGGAGCGCAGACCCTTGTCCGGCTGCTGCGACCGTACGCGCCGCACGCCCACATCACCGCCGTGCACGACACGCAGCTGATCTTGGCGGCCGGTGGTTTGTCCGCGGGCATAGCCGTGATCTCCGGTACCGGGTCCGTGGCGTGGGGAAAGCGCGCCGACGGCACCACCGCGCGAGTCGGCGGTTGGGGATATTTACTGGGGGATGACGGCAGCGGCTACGGAGTATCGAGATCTGCTGTGCGGCATGCTCTCTCTTTATCTGACAGGGGCGATCCTCCTGATGCTCTCTCGCGGAGATTCACATCCGAATGCGGTGTGACCGAACCCGCTCAACTGCTCGACCATTTCTATGCCCACTCCGAGCGGCGGTACTGGGCCAAGATGGCAGGGCTCGTTTTCGACCTCGCCGCGACCGGGGACGAGGCCGCGCAGGTGATCACCAGGCAAACAGCCATCGACTTGGCCGCTTTGATCGAGGGTGTCTGCCTACGATTGGGTCCTGGGCTGCCGGTGGTGCTCGGCGGTGGCCTGCTGGTCAACCAACCGGGCCTGGTCGCCGATATCATCGAACGAACACGCACCACAGGTGTTACGGATATCGCTGTGCTGCAACGTGAACCGGTGTTCGGAGCATTGGCCCTGGCCGGGGTCGACGTCGAGGGATTGGAGAAGGCATGA
- a CDS encoding sugar porter family MFS transporter has translation MSLITDLRSTSRLGVMVAVTAAAVGVIYGYDSSNIAGALLFLTEDLHLSTQDQQVAATAVVIGEIVGALIGGPLSNRIGRKRSMVLVAATFGLFSLLSALAVDLNTLVAARFLLGLTVGISVVVVPVFVAESSPTKIRGSMLVLYQLACVTGIIAGYLIAWALASTGSWRLMLGLAAIPAVLVLIALRKLPDTARWYMMRGDRARAREILATVDPDIDVEHELDEIADALQAEGGGSVLARLKEMVTAPYSRATFFVVGLGFFIQITGINAVVYYGPRIFEAMGMSGYFAKLGLPALVQVAALLAVFISMSTIDRMGRRPILMIGISIMIVADALLVGVFAVGGSSFGGVLTVLGFLGIVLIAVGFTFGFGSLVWVYAGESFPARLRSYGASAMLTSDLVANAVVSMYFLTLLTTLGGVAAFGVFGILALVALVFVYLLAPETKGRNLEEIRHFWESGGKWPET, from the coding sequence ATGAGTCTGATCACCGACCTCCGGTCGACGTCGCGTCTGGGCGTGATGGTGGCCGTGACCGCGGCGGCAGTGGGAGTCATCTACGGCTACGACTCCTCGAACATCGCCGGAGCCCTGTTGTTCCTCACCGAGGACCTGCACCTGTCCACCCAGGATCAACAGGTGGCCGCCACCGCGGTGGTGATCGGCGAGATCGTGGGTGCGCTCATCGGTGGGCCGCTGTCCAACCGAATCGGCCGCAAACGGTCAATGGTGTTGGTGGCAGCTACATTTGGCTTGTTCTCGCTGTTGTCGGCGCTTGCCGTGGACCTGAACACCCTGGTCGCCGCCCGATTCCTGCTCGGCCTGACGGTAGGTATCTCGGTGGTGGTGGTCCCGGTGTTCGTCGCCGAGTCCTCCCCCACCAAGATCCGCGGCTCGATGCTGGTGCTCTACCAGCTCGCCTGCGTGACAGGGATCATCGCCGGATATCTCATCGCCTGGGCATTGGCATCCACCGGCAGCTGGCGGTTGATGCTGGGCCTGGCCGCCATCCCGGCCGTGCTGGTGCTGATCGCGCTGCGAAAGCTTCCCGATACCGCACGCTGGTACATGATGCGTGGTGATCGTGCGCGGGCGCGCGAAATCCTCGCCACGGTGGATCCCGACATCGACGTCGAGCACGAGCTCGACGAGATCGCCGACGCGCTACAGGCCGAAGGCGGCGGCTCCGTGCTGGCACGGTTGAAGGAGATGGTCACTGCGCCTTACAGCAGAGCGACCTTCTTCGTTGTCGGCCTTGGGTTCTTCATCCAAATCACCGGCATCAACGCAGTGGTCTACTACGGCCCTCGCATCTTCGAGGCGATGGGTATGTCGGGGTACTTCGCCAAGCTCGGTCTGCCGGCACTTGTTCAGGTGGCAGCACTACTAGCGGTCTTCATCTCGATGTCGACCATCGACCGGATGGGCCGCCGCCCCATCCTCATGATCGGTATCAGCATCATGATCGTTGCCGACGCGCTGCTGGTCGGCGTATTCGCGGTCGGCGGATCATCATTCGGTGGCGTGCTGACGGTTCTCGGGTTCCTGGGAATCGTGCTCATCGCAGTCGGCTTCACCTTCGGATTCGGGTCACTGGTGTGGGTGTACGCCGGGGAGAGTTTCCCCGCACGGCTGCGCTCCTACGGTGCCAGCGCCATGCTGACGTCCGACCTGGTGGCCAACGCCGTTGTCTCCATGTACTTCCTGACGCTGTTGACAACGCTCGGCGGTGTCGCGGCCTTCGGGGTCTTCGGAATCCTCGCGCTGGTGGCCCTCGTGTTCGTCTACCTGTTGGCCCCGGAGACCAAGGGGCGCAATCTTGAGGAGATCCGGCACTTCTGGGAAAGCGGGGGCAAGTGGCCCGAGACGTGA
- a CDS encoding LLM class F420-dependent oxidoreductase has translation MQIGVVAPVELGVTAEPDKILEFARAAERLGFSEISVVEHAVVIADTRSVYPYSPTGQSHLPDDVDIPDPLELLAFLAGATATLGLSTGVLVLPDHHPVVLAKRLATLDRLSRGRLRICLGVGWMREEIEACGGDFDRRGRATDEAIAVMRALWSADGPAAYDGEFYRFQNAYSYPKPAQSQGVPLYIGGHSKAAARRAGRLGSGFQPLGLAGEDLTAAVGVMRAAAADAGRDPASVDLVLGHGLHRVDRAVLDHAEQTGAGRMLLSASRRATTLEAVLDEMAQCATRLELAGPR, from the coding sequence GTGCAGATCGGCGTTGTGGCTCCGGTGGAGCTCGGGGTGACCGCGGAGCCTGACAAGATCCTCGAATTCGCGCGTGCCGCAGAGCGGCTGGGATTCAGCGAGATTTCCGTGGTGGAGCATGCCGTCGTCATCGCAGACACGCGGAGCGTCTATCCCTACTCGCCGACCGGGCAGTCTCATCTGCCCGATGACGTCGACATCCCCGACCCGCTTGAGCTGCTGGCCTTCCTCGCCGGTGCGACCGCGACGCTCGGGCTGTCCACCGGCGTGCTGGTGCTGCCCGACCACCACCCGGTGGTGCTGGCCAAACGCCTGGCCACGTTGGACCGGCTGAGTCGTGGGCGGTTGCGGATCTGCCTCGGCGTCGGATGGATGCGTGAGGAGATCGAGGCGTGCGGCGGTGACTTCGATCGCCGGGGCCGGGCCACCGACGAAGCAATCGCGGTGATGCGGGCCCTGTGGTCCGCCGACGGCCCCGCCGCGTATGACGGGGAGTTCTACCGGTTCCAGAACGCCTACTCGTACCCCAAACCTGCCCAATCGCAGGGTGTTCCGCTGTACATCGGCGGACATAGCAAGGCGGCGGCACGACGGGCCGGGCGACTGGGAAGCGGATTCCAGCCGCTGGGCCTGGCCGGTGAAGACCTGACGGCCGCGGTCGGCGTCATGCGAGCGGCAGCAGCCGATGCCGGCCGTGATCCCGCGAGCGTCGATCTTGTGCTCGGGCATGGTCTGCATCGGGTGGACCGTGCGGTACTGGATCACGCCGAACAGACGGGTGCGGGGCGCATGCTGCTCTCCGCGTCGCGACGCGCCACCACGCTCGAGGCCGTGCTCGACGAGATGGCCCAGTGCGCTACCCGACTCGAACTGGCCGGTCCTCGCTGA
- a CDS encoding nuclear transport factor 2 family protein — MTDDRLAIQDLVARYASAADRRDVDALVALFSADAELVRPPALLRKGDAAALQGREAIADSIVTALKPLHATYHLIGQQTAEVDGDTASGEVYCMAHHIYLRGDEYRDNTMAVRYLDDYERGPAGWVFTRREPVVVFSEDRPVRVG, encoded by the coding sequence GTGACCGATGACCGACTCGCCATCCAAGATCTCGTCGCCCGGTATGCCAGTGCGGCGGACCGCCGTGACGTCGATGCCCTGGTCGCCCTGTTCTCCGCCGACGCCGAGCTGGTGCGCCCGCCTGCACTGCTACGCAAGGGCGATGCGGCGGCCCTGCAGGGCCGCGAGGCCATCGCGGATTCGATCGTCACCGCGCTCAAGCCGCTGCACGCGACGTATCACCTCATCGGGCAACAGACCGCGGAGGTCGACGGCGACACCGCCAGCGGCGAGGTCTACTGCATGGCACATCACATCTACCTTCGCGGCGACGAGTACCGCGATAACACGATGGCGGTGCGGTATCTCGACGACTACGAGCGTGGACCCGCAGGATGGGTGTTCACCCGCCGCGAGCCCGTGGTGGTGTTCAGCGAGGACCGGCCAGTTCGAGTCGGGTAG
- a CDS encoding SDR family NAD(P)-dependent oxidoreductase has translation MDINGVSAIVTGGASGLGAATARLLAEQGAKVVIADVQDEKGEALAKELGGAFVHTDVTSETDGIAAVDAAKELGPVRVLINCAGVGWPGRTIGKDGQYASAHSLDIFSKVIGINLIGSFNLIRLAATAISQEEPVDEFGERGAIVNTASVAAFDGQIGQAAYSASKGGIVGMTLPIARDLSVVGIRVNTIAPGLIDTPIYGEGDSAQQFKDRLAPNVLYPQRLGNPEEFASLALELVTNSYMNAETIRIDGGARLQPK, from the coding sequence ATGGATATCAATGGTGTGTCTGCAATCGTCACGGGTGGCGCCTCGGGTCTTGGTGCCGCAACTGCTCGCCTGCTCGCTGAGCAGGGCGCCAAGGTCGTCATCGCCGACGTTCAGGACGAAAAGGGCGAGGCTTTGGCCAAGGAACTCGGTGGCGCTTTCGTGCACACCGATGTCACCAGCGAGACCGACGGCATCGCCGCCGTCGACGCCGCCAAGGAACTCGGCCCGGTACGCGTCCTGATCAACTGCGCGGGCGTCGGCTGGCCCGGCCGCACCATCGGCAAGGACGGTCAGTACGCCTCGGCCCACTCGCTGGACATCTTCTCCAAGGTCATCGGCATCAACTTGATCGGCTCGTTCAACCTCATCCGCCTCGCGGCCACCGCCATCAGCCAGGAAGAGCCGGTTGACGAGTTCGGTGAGCGCGGCGCCATCGTCAACACCGCCTCGGTTGCGGCGTTCGACGGCCAGATCGGACAGGCCGCCTACTCGGCGTCCAAGGGCGGCATCGTCGGCATGACCCTCCCGATCGCGCGCGATCTGTCGGTCGTCGGCATCCGCGTCAACACCATCGCACCGGGTCTTATCGATACTCCGATCTACGGCGAGGGCGACTCCGCGCAACAGTTCAAGGACCGCCTGGCACCGAACGTGCTGTACCCGCAGCGCCTGGGTAACCCCGAAGAATTCGCCTCGCTGGCTCTGGAGCTTGTCACCAACAGCTACATGAACGCCGAGACAATTCGCATCGACGGTGGGGCCCGCCTCCAGCCGAAGTAG